From the genome of Pseudomonas sp. gcc21, one region includes:
- a CDS encoding YgiQ family radical SAM protein yields MPAATPLFDYPKYWAECFGPAPFLPMSREEMDLLGWDSCDVIIVTGDAYVDHPSFGMAIIGRLLEAQGFRVGIISQPDWHSKNDFMRLDKPNLFFGVAAGNMDSMINRYTADRKIRSDDAYTAGGKAGKRPDRASAVYSQRCREAFKDVPIVLGGIEASLRRIAHYDYWQDKVRHSLLLDSKADILLYGNAERAIVEVAQRISRGESVQSMTDIRGTAFVRKDTPAGWYELDSTRVDRPGRIDKIINPYVNTQDSSACAVEQAKGPEELAPDAQVVHLLPNPGVQRDRTVIRLPSFEKVRNDPVLYAHANRVLHLETNPGNARALVQRDGEKDVWFNPPPIPLDTEEMDYVFDLPYARVPHPVYGDAKIPAYDMIRFSVNIMRGCFGGCTFCSITEHEGRIIQNRSHDSIVREIEEIRDKVPGFTGVISDLGGPTANMYRLACRTPEIEASCRKPSCVFPGVCSNLQTDHSSLIGLYRKARELPGIKKVLIASGLRYDLAVLSPEYVKELVTHHVGGYLKIAPEHTEEGPLNQMMKPGIGSYDRFKQMFEKYTKEAGKEQYLIPYFIAAHPGTTDEDMMNLALWLKRNGFRADQVQAFYPSPMATATAMYHSGKNPLRKISYKSEAVTIVKGERQRRLHKAFLRYHDPKNWPLLRDALTAMGRTDLIGNSKQHLIPTYQPALEGYQSARRKNSTPPGSKKAGRILTQHTGLPPRDNGSARKSGGGKIKGRGASRPVGR; encoded by the coding sequence ATGCCGGCTGCCACGCCGCTTTTTGATTATCCGAAGTACTGGGCCGAGTGTTTTGGTCCGGCGCCCTTCCTGCCTATGAGTCGGGAGGAGATGGATCTGCTTGGCTGGGATAGCTGCGATGTCATCATCGTGACAGGTGACGCCTATGTCGATCATCCTTCGTTCGGCATGGCTATCATTGGCCGTCTGTTGGAGGCCCAGGGCTTTCGCGTGGGCATCATCAGCCAGCCTGACTGGCACAGCAAGAACGATTTCATGAGACTGGACAAGCCTAACCTGTTCTTTGGTGTGGCGGCGGGCAACATGGATTCAATGATCAACCGCTATACAGCGGACCGCAAAATCCGCTCGGATGACGCCTACACGGCGGGTGGCAAGGCGGGCAAGCGCCCGGACCGTGCCAGCGCGGTATACAGTCAGCGTTGCCGGGAAGCGTTCAAGGACGTGCCCATTGTGTTGGGCGGTATCGAGGCGTCGCTGCGGCGTATCGCCCATTACGATTATTGGCAGGACAAGGTCCGCCACTCTCTGCTGCTTGACTCCAAGGCCGATATATTGCTTTACGGCAACGCCGAACGTGCGATTGTCGAAGTGGCGCAGCGCATCAGTCGTGGAGAGAGTGTGCAGTCGATGACTGACATACGGGGCACTGCCTTTGTTCGCAAGGACACGCCTGCAGGGTGGTATGAGCTCGACTCGACCCGTGTAGATCGACCCGGAAGAATCGACAAGATCATCAATCCTTACGTCAATACGCAGGACAGTAGTGCCTGCGCCGTGGAGCAGGCGAAGGGACCTGAAGAGTTGGCGCCTGATGCGCAGGTTGTGCACCTGCTGCCGAACCCGGGAGTGCAACGTGACCGGACCGTGATCCGCTTGCCTTCATTCGAGAAGGTCAGGAACGATCCGGTGCTATACGCCCACGCGAACCGTGTGTTGCACCTGGAAACCAACCCGGGTAACGCACGTGCACTGGTTCAACGTGATGGCGAGAAGGACGTGTGGTTCAACCCGCCGCCGATCCCGCTGGATACCGAAGAGATGGACTATGTTTTCGATCTGCCGTATGCCCGTGTGCCTCACCCGGTCTACGGCGATGCGAAAATTCCTGCCTATGACATGATCAGATTCTCGGTAAACATCATGCGAGGGTGTTTTGGTGGCTGTACCTTCTGCTCCATCACCGAGCATGAGGGGCGGATCATTCAGAATCGCTCGCATGATTCGATTGTTCGTGAAATCGAGGAGATCCGGGACAAGGTGCCGGGTTTCACCGGGGTCATCTCGGACCTAGGCGGGCCCACCGCAAACATGTATCGGCTTGCCTGTAGAACGCCGGAAATCGAGGCGTCCTGCCGCAAGCCGTCGTGCGTCTTCCCCGGTGTGTGCAGCAACTTGCAGACGGATCATTCATCTCTGATCGGACTGTACCGCAAGGCGCGTGAGCTGCCTGGGATAAAGAAGGTATTGATTGCTTCCGGGCTGCGCTATGACCTTGCCGTATTGTCGCCCGAATACGTAAAAGAGCTGGTCACGCATCACGTAGGCGGCTACCTGAAAATTGCGCCCGAGCACACGGAAGAGGGCCCGCTTAATCAGATGATGAAGCCGGGAATCGGCTCCTATGACCGCTTCAAGCAGATGTTCGAAAAGTACACCAAGGAAGCAGGCAAGGAGCAGTATCTGATTCCGTATTTCATCGCGGCCCACCCGGGTACCACCGATGAAGACATGATGAATCTGGCGCTGTGGCTCAAGCGCAACGGATTTCGCGCCGATCAGGTCCAGGCCTTCTACCCATCGCCGATGGCGACTGCGACGGCCATGTATCACTCGGGCAAGAATCCGTTGCGCAAGATCAGTTATAAAAGTGAGGCGGTCACCATCGTCAAGGGAGAGCGGCAGCGTCGATTACACAAGGCATTTCTGCGTTATCACGACCCGAAGAACTGGCCTTTGTTACGCGATGCATTGACCGCAATGGGACGTACGGATCTGATTGGTAACAGCAAGCAGCATCTGATTCCGACCTATCAGCCCGCACTGGAAGGCTACCAGAGCGCTCGACGTAAAAACTCGACGCCACCAGGTAGCAAGAAAGCCGGTCGTATTCTGACGCAGCATACCGGATTGCCGCCACGCGACAACGGAAGCGCACGCAAAAGCGGAGGCGGAAAGATCAAGGGCAGGGGAGCCAGCCGGCCGGTCGGAAGATAA
- the dnaB gene encoding replicative DNA helicase, producing the protein MNDSVYSDTAELDLQTTALKIPPHSIEAEQAVLGGVMLENTAWERISELVSETDFYRHDHRLIFRAMVRLAARNQPFDVVTLAEDLDREGLADQVGGLAYLGQLAKNTPSAANISAYAQIIRERATLRQLISISSEIADTAFNPKGMQAAEVLDDAERKIFAIAESRPKTGGPESVNTLLTKAIDRIDTLFNSDGAITGLSTGFTDLDEMTSGLQPADLIIVAGRPSMGKTTFAMNLVENAVLRSEKAVLVFSLEMPGDSLIMRMLSSLGRIDQTKVRSGRLEDEDWPRLTSAVNLLNDRKLFIDDTAGLSPTEMRARARRVVREHGDLALIMIDYLQLMRVGGTGSENRTNEISEISRSLKALAKEFNAPVVALSQLNRSLEQRPNKRPINSDLRESGAIEQDADVIMFVYRDEVYHQDSQDKGIAEIIIGKQRNGPIGTSRLAFLGKFTRFENLAPGSYSGYGDME; encoded by the coding sequence ATGAATGATTCTGTCTATAGCGATACCGCTGAACTCGACCTGCAAACCACTGCGTTGAAGATCCCCCCTCATTCTATAGAGGCGGAACAGGCGGTGCTGGGCGGTGTAATGCTCGAGAACACTGCGTGGGAACGGATCTCGGAACTGGTCAGCGAGACTGATTTTTACCGACATGATCATCGCCTGATTTTCCGGGCCATGGTGCGGCTGGCTGCCCGTAACCAGCCATTCGACGTTGTGACCCTGGCGGAAGATCTGGACCGCGAAGGACTTGCGGATCAGGTTGGCGGCCTGGCTTATCTTGGCCAGTTGGCGAAAAACACGCCCTCGGCTGCCAACATCAGTGCCTATGCGCAGATCATTCGTGAGCGTGCGACGCTGAGGCAATTGATCAGCATCAGCTCGGAAATTGCCGATACGGCGTTCAATCCGAAGGGCATGCAAGCGGCTGAAGTGCTGGATGATGCTGAGCGTAAAATATTCGCCATCGCCGAAAGCCGGCCCAAGACCGGTGGTCCTGAGTCGGTGAATACGCTGCTGACAAAAGCGATTGATCGTATCGATACGCTTTTCAACAGCGATGGCGCCATCACCGGCCTGTCGACCGGCTTTACCGATCTGGACGAGATGACGTCTGGCCTGCAACCAGCGGACTTGATCATCGTGGCCGGACGACCCTCTATGGGTAAGACCACCTTCGCCATGAATTTGGTCGAAAATGCCGTCCTGCGCAGCGAGAAGGCGGTTCTGGTGTTCTCGTTGGAGATGCCGGGCGATTCGCTGATCATGCGTATGCTGTCCTCGTTGGGCCGGATCGACCAGACCAAGGTACGTTCCGGTCGGCTGGAGGACGAGGACTGGCCTCGGCTGACTTCCGCGGTGAACCTGTTGAATGACCGCAAGCTTTTCATTGATGACACGGCCGGACTGTCGCCCACCGAAATGCGGGCGCGGGCCCGGCGTGTGGTGCGCGAGCACGGTGATCTCGCATTGATCATGATCGATTACCTGCAGCTAATGCGGGTAGGCGGTACCGGCTCGGAAAACCGTACCAACGAAATCTCGGAAATCTCCCGCTCGTTGAAAGCGTTGGCGAAGGAGTTCAACGCGCCGGTCGTAGCCCTGTCCCAGCTCAACCGTTCGCTTGAGCAGCGTCCCAACAAACGTCCTATCAACTCGGATCTGCGTGAGTCCGGAGCGATCGAGCAGGACGCCGATGTCATCATGTTTGTCTACCGCGACGAGGTTTATCACCAGGATTCGCAGGACAAGGGCATAGCCGAAATCATTATCGGCAAACAACGTAACGGCCCGATTGGTACCTCACGCCTGGCGTTTTTAGGCAAGTTCACCCGATTTGAAAACCTGGCGCCCGGTTCCTATTCCGGCTACGGGGATATGGAGTAG
- the rplI gene encoding 50S ribosomal protein L9, whose protein sequence is MEVILLEKIANLGNLGDKVAVKAGYARNFLLPFGKATPANAANIEAFEARRAELEKIAAERKAEADARAEKLAELTVTITANAGEEGKLFGSIGTRDIADAVTAAGVEIEKSEVRLPEGPLRNVGTFDIAVHLHTDVETTVKLEVVAG, encoded by the coding sequence ATGGAAGTTATCCTGCTCGAAAAGATCGCGAATCTGGGTAATCTGGGCGACAAGGTCGCTGTTAAAGCAGGTTACGCTCGCAATTTCCTGTTGCCGTTCGGTAAGGCAACCCCGGCTAATGCCGCTAACATCGAAGCCTTTGAAGCGCGTCGCGCCGAACTGGAAAAGATCGCTGCCGAGCGTAAAGCTGAAGCTGACGCGCGCGCCGAGAAACTGGCAGAGCTGACCGTGACCATCACGGCCAACGCTGGCGAAGAAGGCAAGCTGTTTGGTTCTATCGGTACCCGCGACATCGCTGATGCCGTGACCGCCGCTGGCGTCGAAATCGAGAAAAGCGAAGTTCGCTTGCCAGAAGGCCCGCTGCGTAACGTCGGCACCTTTGATATCGCTGTGCACCTGCACACTGATGTCGAAACAACGGTCAAGCTGGAAGTCGTTGCCGGCTAA
- the rpsR gene encoding 30S ribosomal protein S18 has protein sequence MARFFRRRKFCRFTAENVKEIDYKDLNTLKAYVTETGKIVPSRITGTKARYQRQLAVAIKRARYLALLPFTDSHGR, from the coding sequence ATGGCACGTTTTTTCCGTCGTAGAAAGTTCTGCCGTTTCACTGCAGAAAACGTAAAAGAGATCGACTACAAAGATCTCAACACCCTGAAGGCCTATGTCACTGAAACCGGCAAGATCGTACCTAGCCGTATAACCGGTACCAAGGCCAGATACCAGCGTCAGTTGGCTGTTGCCATCAAGCGCGCCCGTTATCTCGCCCTGCTGCCGTTTACCGACAGTCACGGTCGTTGA
- the rpsF gene encoding 30S ribosomal protein S6 produces MRHYEIVFLVHPDQSEQVNAMVERYTKLIEEDGGKIHRLEDWGRRQLAYPIDKIHKAHYILMNVECSAKALDELTENFRYNDAVIRNMVIRRDEAVTEQSDMMKPEDTRGGDRGERSDRGDRGERRERRDDNESDDRNADNESRDTDDGDDE; encoded by the coding sequence ATGCGTCATTACGAAATCGTATTTCTGGTTCATCCGGATCAGAGCGAGCAGGTTAACGCGATGGTCGAGCGTTACACCAAGCTGATCGAAGAAGACGGTGGCAAGATTCACCGCCTGGAAGACTGGGGCCGCCGTCAACTGGCTTACCCAATCGACAAGATCCACAAAGCCCATTACATCCTGATGAACGTTGAGTGCAGCGCCAAGGCACTGGATGAGCTGACCGAGAACTTCCGTTACAACGACGCCGTGATTCGTAACATGGTTATCCGTCGTGACGAGGCCGTTACCGAACAGTCCGACATGATGAAGCCCGAAGATACGCGTGGCGGTGATCGTGGGGAGCGCAGTGATCGTGGCGATCGCGGTGAGCGTCGTGAGCGTCGTGACGACAACGAGTCGGACGATCGTAACGCTGATAATGAAAGCCGCGACACCGATGACGGTGACGACGAGTAA
- the rlmB gene encoding 23S rRNA (guanosine(2251)-2'-O)-methyltransferase RlmB has translation MSDKEYVYGLHAVSAMLQHAPKRVKQLHLVRGRIDSRMQEVLDLAQQQKVAVQHVPSDELDKLADGGVHQGVIAAVTPSQLWSEEMLGHMLDALEGVPLLLVLDGVTDPHNLGACLRSADAAGAHAVIIPRDRSASLSPTVRKVACGAAETVPLVAVTNLARTLKQLQQRGLWVVGAAGEAEQLLYQVDLKVPSVIVMGAEGSGMRRLTREHCDYLAKLPMAGAVSSLNVSVAAGVCLFEAVRQRAQAS, from the coding sequence ATGAGCGATAAGGAATACGTGTATGGGCTGCATGCGGTAAGCGCAATGCTGCAGCACGCACCAAAACGGGTTAAGCAGTTGCATCTGGTGCGCGGCCGGATCGATTCCCGCATGCAGGAAGTGCTGGATCTTGCGCAGCAGCAGAAAGTGGCTGTGCAGCATGTCCCGTCGGACGAGCTGGACAAACTGGCCGATGGCGGCGTGCACCAGGGTGTGATTGCGGCCGTGACCCCCAGTCAGCTGTGGTCCGAGGAGATGCTTGGGCACATGCTGGATGCGCTCGAAGGGGTGCCGCTATTGCTCGTTCTTGACGGGGTGACCGATCCGCATAACCTTGGTGCATGTCTGCGCAGCGCCGATGCGGCGGGCGCGCACGCCGTGATCATTCCGCGAGATCGCTCAGCCAGTTTGTCACCGACCGTGCGCAAGGTGGCGTGTGGCGCGGCTGAAACGGTTCCGCTGGTGGCAGTGACGAATCTTGCACGCACCTTGAAGCAGTTGCAGCAGCGTGGTCTGTGGGTGGTGGGTGCTGCAGGGGAGGCCGAGCAACTGCTGTACCAGGTCGATCTGAAGGTTCCCAGTGTGATCGTCATGGGCGCTGAAGGCAGCGGCATGCGCCGCCTCACCCGCGAACATTGCGATTACCTGGCCAAGCTGCCGATGGCGGGTGCAGTCAGCAGCCTGAACGTCTCGGTCGCTGCTGGCGTCTGCCTGTTCGAGGCCGTACGACAGAGAGCGCAGGCAAGCTAG
- the rnr gene encoding ribonuclease R, giving the protein MTKKTKPQDPASLPGTASRSGSGPTDWINQDPAAQREAEKYDNPIPSRELILQLLEERGAPATRAQLQQEFGLDDEDAIEALRRRLRAMERDGQLIYTRRGAYAPVDKLDLIRGRVQGHRDGFGFLVPEDGGDDLFLGPAQMRLVFDGDRALARVTGVDRRGRSEGAIVEVIERAHEVLVGRYYVENGIGYVVADNAKINQEVLIPPGLDGGAEHGQYAEVRITQWPAIHRQAQGEIIEVVGDYMAPGVEVEVALRSYDIPSVWPQAVLDEAESLSDTVAEKDKQKRVDLRHLPLVTIDGEDARDFDDAIYAEPYKASGWRLFSGGWKLYVAIADVSHYVPLGSALDQEAELRGTSVYFPSEVIPMLPEAISNGLCSLMPNVDRLAMVCEMTVSKSGELTDFQFYEAVIHSHARLTYNKVSSMLEHPRSKEGRALSEEYAEVLPHLKNLYDLYKALAKARQGRGAIDFETTETRIIFGENRKIAEIRPTTRNDAHKIVEESMLCANVATARFMQELEVPSLYRVHDSPKPEKIERLREFLASMGITLSRKNADPTPEDYSAVLQKVQGRPDAQLIQTVMLRSLSQAVYSPNNAGHFGLNYEAYTHFTSPIRRYPDLLVHRAIRSVVRSRKKTDRVKRCGAPAVAKAAIYPYDHQALEQLGEQCSQNERRADEATRDVVSWLKCEFMQDRVGDSFDGLVTAVTGFGLFVELTDFYVEGLVHITALPADYYNFDAVHHRLTGERSGRTFRLGDSVRVQVARVDLDDRKIDFEMAKDQPATVGGADVQASRAARSKLMKDAKGAAASNGKPRDKGGKSKAPRAPEKRAARAAERKSVRSKGESKPASAPQSVRPPRKRKARPE; this is encoded by the coding sequence ATGACTAAAAAGACCAAACCCCAAGACCCGGCTTCCTTGCCGGGCACTGCTTCACGTTCGGGCTCCGGACCCACCGATTGGATCAATCAGGATCCCGCAGCACAGCGCGAAGCCGAGAAATATGACAACCCGATACCGAGCCGCGAACTGATTCTTCAGTTATTGGAAGAGCGCGGAGCGCCTGCGACCCGCGCGCAGTTGCAACAGGAATTCGGGCTGGACGATGAAGATGCCATTGAGGCGTTGCGCCGCCGGCTGCGCGCCATGGAGCGTGATGGCCAGCTGATCTATACGCGCCGGGGCGCGTATGCGCCGGTGGACAAGCTGGACCTGATCCGCGGCCGCGTACAGGGTCACCGCGACGGTTTTGGCTTCCTGGTACCGGAAGATGGTGGTGATGACCTGTTCCTTGGGCCCGCACAGATGCGTCTGGTGTTCGATGGAGATCGGGCACTTGCGCGGGTTACCGGCGTTGACCGTCGTGGCCGTAGCGAAGGTGCCATCGTCGAAGTCATCGAGCGCGCCCATGAAGTGCTGGTCGGCCGTTATTACGTCGAGAACGGCATCGGCTATGTGGTGGCTGATAATGCCAAGATCAACCAGGAAGTGCTGATTCCGCCGGGCCTGGATGGTGGCGCGGAGCATGGTCAGTACGCCGAGGTGCGCATCACCCAATGGCCGGCGATTCATCGTCAGGCGCAGGGCGAGATCATCGAAGTGGTTGGCGATTACATGGCGCCTGGCGTTGAAGTTGAAGTGGCGCTGCGTAGCTACGACATCCCGAGTGTGTGGCCGCAGGCTGTACTGGATGAGGCAGAAAGCCTCAGCGACACCGTTGCCGAGAAAGACAAGCAGAAACGCGTGGATCTCAGGCATCTGCCGCTGGTAACCATCGACGGCGAGGATGCCCGTGACTTCGATGACGCCATCTATGCCGAGCCGTACAAGGCTAGTGGCTGGAGGTTGTTCTCCGGGGGCTGGAAGCTTTACGTCGCGATCGCTGACGTATCTCACTACGTACCGCTCGGGTCGGCGCTGGACCAGGAGGCTGAGCTACGTGGTACCTCCGTGTATTTCCCCAGCGAAGTAATTCCCATGCTGCCGGAGGCTATCTCGAATGGTCTCTGTTCATTGATGCCGAACGTCGACCGTCTCGCCATGGTGTGCGAGATGACGGTATCGAAGAGCGGCGAGCTGACAGACTTTCAATTCTACGAAGCCGTCATTCACTCCCATGCCCGGCTGACCTACAACAAGGTCTCCTCGATGCTGGAGCATCCTCGAAGCAAGGAGGGCAGGGCGCTAAGCGAGGAATACGCTGAAGTGCTGCCACACCTGAAAAACCTGTATGACCTATACAAGGCGCTGGCCAAGGCGAGGCAGGGGCGTGGGGCTATCGATTTCGAAACAACCGAAACGCGCATCATTTTTGGCGAGAATCGCAAGATAGCGGAGATTCGGCCAACCACGCGTAACGATGCGCACAAAATAGTCGAAGAGAGCATGTTGTGCGCTAACGTGGCCACTGCGCGCTTTATGCAAGAGTTGGAAGTACCTTCCTTGTATCGGGTTCACGATTCACCGAAACCCGAGAAGATTGAACGGCTGCGCGAGTTTCTGGCATCAATGGGTATTACATTGAGCCGCAAGAATGCTGATCCGACGCCGGAAGACTACAGTGCTGTGTTACAGAAAGTGCAAGGCCGTCCGGATGCGCAGCTGATTCAGACCGTGATGCTGCGGTCGCTCAGTCAGGCTGTGTACAGCCCGAATAATGCCGGACATTTCGGTTTGAACTACGAGGCGTACACGCACTTCACTTCGCCGATTCGCCGTTATCCCGACCTGTTGGTTCACCGTGCAATCCGGAGTGTGGTGCGTTCACGCAAGAAAACCGACCGGGTCAAGCGCTGCGGTGCGCCGGCTGTGGCCAAAGCTGCGATTTATCCCTATGACCATCAGGCATTGGAGCAACTTGGCGAGCAGTGCTCGCAGAACGAGCGGCGTGCGGACGAGGCGACCCGCGATGTGGTCAGCTGGCTCAAGTGCGAGTTCATGCAGGACCGGGTAGGCGATAGCTTCGACGGGCTGGTCACCGCTGTCACTGGCTTCGGTCTGTTCGTGGAGCTGACCGATTTCTATGTCGAGGGTCTGGTGCACATAACTGCACTGCCGGCCGACTATTACAATTTTGATGCGGTGCACCATCGTCTAACGGGGGAGCGCTCGGGTAGAACATTCCGTCTCGGGGACTCTGTCCGCGTACAGGTTGCCCGCGTGGACCTGGATGACCGCAAGATCGATTTCGAAATGGCCAAGGATCAGCCGGCAACGGTTGGCGGCGCTGATGTGCAAGCGAGTCGGGCAGCACGTAGCAAGCTGATGAAGGATGCTAAAGGCGCTGCTGCGAGTAATGGCAAACCCCGTGACAAGGGCGGCAAGTCAAAAGCACCACGTGCACCGGAGAAGCGCGCCGCGCGTGCGGCCGAGCGTAAATCCGTTCGCAGCAAGGGTGAGAGCAAGCCTGCATCCGCCCCGCAGAGTGTGCGTCCGCCGCGTAAGCGCAAGGCCCGGCCAGAGTAA
- a CDS encoding adenylosuccinate synthase: MGKNVVILGTQWGDEGKGKIVDLLTDQVAAVVRYQGGHNAGHTLVIDGEKTVLHLIPSGILRENVTCFIGNGVVLSPEALLKELGELEAKGVPVRDRLRISPACPLILPYHVALDQAREKARGEAKIGTTGRGIGPAYEDKVSRRGLRVADLFNRERFAAKLGEVLEYHNFALQHYYKVEPVDFQKTLDEAMGYAEWLKPLMTDVTARLHELRREGANIMFEGAQGSLLDIDHGTYPYVTSSNTTAGGTATGSGFGPLYLDYVLGITKAYTTRVGSGPFPTELFDATGARLAERGHEFGSTTGRARRCGWFDAVILRRAIEINSISGLCLTKLDVLDGLETIRICVGYRNADGAVIEAPTDADSYLGLEPVYEDVPGWSDSTLGVKTLDDLPANARAYIARIEELVGAPIDLVSTGPDRHETIIQRQIF; encoded by the coding sequence ATGGGTAAGAATGTTGTCATCCTGGGCACCCAATGGGGTGATGAGGGTAAAGGCAAGATAGTTGATCTGCTAACGGACCAGGTAGCGGCCGTAGTCCGCTATCAGGGCGGGCACAACGCAGGTCACACCCTGGTCATCGATGGCGAGAAAACCGTACTGCATCTGATTCCGTCAGGCATCCTGCGGGAAAACGTCACCTGCTTCATCGGTAACGGCGTCGTGCTGTCTCCTGAAGCGCTGCTCAAGGAGCTGGGCGAGCTGGAGGCGAAAGGGGTTCCGGTGCGTGATCGCCTGCGAATCAGCCCGGCCTGTCCATTGATTCTCCCCTACCACGTAGCGCTGGATCAGGCGCGTGAAAAGGCGCGCGGCGAGGCGAAGATCGGCACTACCGGGCGCGGCATCGGTCCGGCATATGAGGACAAGGTTTCGCGGCGCGGGCTGCGTGTCGCGGACCTGTTCAACCGCGAGCGCTTCGCCGCCAAGCTGGGTGAAGTGCTGGAGTATCACAACTTCGCCCTTCAGCATTACTACAAGGTAGAGCCGGTTGATTTCCAGAAAACCCTGGATGAAGCCATGGGCTATGCCGAGTGGCTCAAGCCGCTAATGACCGACGTCACCGCGCGTTTGCACGAGTTGCGTCGTGAAGGGGCCAATATCATGTTTGAAGGCGCTCAGGGCTCGCTGCTCGATATTGACCACGGTACCTATCCCTATGTCACCAGCTCCAATACCACAGCGGGCGGCACTGCTACTGGATCGGGATTCGGCCCTCTTTATCTGGACTACGTGCTGGGTATTACCAAAGCCTATACAACGCGCGTCGGCTCAGGTCCGTTCCCGACAGAGCTGTTTGATGCAACAGGCGCCCGTCTTGCCGAGCGTGGACATGAATTCGGTTCAACAACTGGGCGTGCTCGCCGTTGTGGTTGGTTCGACGCGGTGATCCTGCGTCGCGCCATCGAAATCAACAGCATCAGCGGTCTGTGCCTGACCAAACTTGACGTGCTCGACGGGCTGGAAACTATCCGGATCTGCGTGGGCTACCGTAATGCCGATGGTGCTGTAATTGAGGCGCCAACTGATGCAGACAGCTATCTCGGGCTGGAGCCGGTATACGAGGATGTGCCTGGCTGGAGCGATTCGACCCTTGGTGTGAAGACGCTGGACGATTTGCCTGCCAATGCGCGTGCCTACATCGCCCGGATCGAAGAGCTTGTTGGTGCGCCAATCGATCTGGTTTCGACTGGCCCGGACCGTCACGAGACCATCATTCAACGGCAGATTTTCTGA
- a CDS encoding ATP phosphoribosyltransferase regulatory subunit, which translates to MPTVDRWLLPDGIEEVLPEEAARIETARRQLLDLFASWGYDLVITPHIEYLESLLTGAGHDLDLQTFKMTDQLSGRMLGLRADITPQVARIDAHTLGAEGVSRLCYCGSVLHTRPRALSTSRSLIQLGAELYGNASCASDIEVISLMLETLAACQVEGVHLDIGHVGIYRGLVQAAGLDTAVESALFNALQRKAVDEVREITAGLEQSSVAAMLSSLVELSGGVEVLERAHVLLDGAPESVMAALDDLAELAQTLKQRYPAIPLYFDLGELRGYHYHTGVAFAAFLPGVGQSIAQGGRYDDIGKDFGRARPATGFSTDLKFLVERGAISNRRTAGIWAPFTDKTGLQEEVVKLRRQGERVIVALPGQLEGDAAEYGCDRILRYAESGWQVCEL; encoded by the coding sequence ATGCCTACTGTTGATCGTTGGCTGTTGCCCGACGGGATAGAAGAGGTGCTGCCGGAAGAGGCTGCACGCATCGAGACCGCCCGCCGTCAATTGCTGGATCTGTTTGCCAGCTGGGGTTATGACCTGGTCATTACCCCGCATATCGAATACCTCGAATCCCTGCTTACCGGCGCCGGGCATGACCTGGATCTGCAAACCTTCAAAATGACCGACCAGTTGTCCGGGCGCATGCTTGGCCTGCGTGCCGATATCACGCCGCAGGTCGCCCGTATCGACGCCCATACTCTGGGTGCTGAAGGCGTCAGTCGCCTGTGTTACTGCGGCAGTGTGCTGCATACGCGTCCCCGGGCACTTTCGACGTCCCGTAGCCTGATCCAGCTCGGTGCAGAGCTTTATGGCAATGCATCCTGCGCAAGTGACATAGAAGTTATCTCTCTGATGCTTGAAACCCTGGCCGCCTGTCAGGTCGAGGGTGTGCATCTCGACATTGGCCATGTGGGTATCTATCGAGGATTGGTGCAGGCTGCCGGGCTCGACACGGCCGTGGAAAGTGCGCTGTTCAACGCCTTGCAGCGCAAGGCTGTGGATGAGGTCAGAGAAATCACGGCGGGGCTTGAGCAGTCCTCCGTCGCCGCCATGCTGTCCAGTCTGGTTGAGTTGTCGGGCGGGGTGGAGGTGCTTGAGCGGGCCCATGTGTTGTTGGATGGGGCGCCGGAGTCAGTCATGGCTGCGCTGGATGATCTCGCAGAGCTTGCCCAGACGCTTAAACAGCGGTACCCCGCAATTCCCTTGTATTTCGATCTGGGTGAGCTGCGCGGTTACCACTATCACACAGGCGTCGCCTTTGCAGCTTTTTTACCCGGTGTTGGCCAGAGCATTGCCCAGGGCGGCCGGTATGACGATATCGGCAAGGATTTTGGCAGAGCCAGGCCGGCGACCGGCTTTTCCACAGATCTCAAATTTCTGGTTGAACGCGGTGCGATCAGCAATCGCCGCACGGCCGGGATCTGGGCGCCGTTTACCGACAAGACGGGACTGCAGGAAGAGGTTGTTAAGCTTCGGCGTCAGGGCGAGCGCGTAATAGTCGCGTTGCCCGGTCAGCTTGAAGGCGATGCTGCTGAATATGGCTGTGACCGGATTCTGCGTTATGCAGAAAGCGGTTGGCAGGTCTGCGAACTTTAA